The Acidobacteriota bacterium genome includes a region encoding these proteins:
- a CDS encoding DUF5916 domain-containing protein, with the protein MIRIPTYLLLAVVLVLATVAGPVGAQPDAGRADAARAVTTEVRPVSGIAVDGVIGTSEWAGASVLSIPWEWFPVDNAAAPVDTEVFLTFDQELLYVAFRAADAQPAAIRAHLADRDSTLRDDAVGFEIDTFDDRRRAYRFQVNPLGVQVDAQLSDVDGSEDFSWDAIWTSAGRLTPTGYEVELAIPFKQLRFPRAQGPQTWGFLAYRNYPRSVLHELKSVRNDRDRDCRICKYSSITGFQDLDTGYNLELTPTLTGRRTDSRASLGEPLENGDDEFDAGLTARWGITSNISLHATVNPDFSQVEADVAQLDVNERFALFFPEKRPFFLEGADYFSTPFTAVFTRTIADPEGGLRLTGKQGKNAFGVLVTQDRITNLLFPGPESSSFAFLDDEVTTGVLRYRRDIGETSTLGFLYTGRDGDGYSNDVYGVDGSLRLTDSDTLRFQILESRTEYPDAVAVANGQPTGSFDDLAYRADLTRSTGDWFFQLFHSRRGDDFRADTGFIPRVGFEQTFGFAQRNFWGEADSWYSRLAVVANAVRLEDLDGDLIEQGGNLELIYEGPLQSFARLGLRPNEESFLGSTFDNFRADLTTAVRPTGDLTLELFLRGGEVIDFTNVRQADVALVRPKVSFKIGRRTTGEVQHEWQELSVPGGRFLTANLSQGRVTYFFTRRAFLRTILQYRDISRRPELYSPANAGIAPEEQDLFTQLLFSYKLNARTVFLAGYSDNYQGDESFDLTQRSRTFFVKLGYAFLW; encoded by the coding sequence ATGATCCGAATACCCACCTACCTCCTCCTCGCTGTCGTCCTCGTCCTCGCGACCGTGGCGGGACCTGTCGGGGCTCAGCCGGACGCAGGCCGGGCGGACGCTGCGAGGGCCGTCACCACCGAGGTGCGGCCGGTCTCCGGTATCGCGGTGGATGGCGTCATCGGCACATCCGAGTGGGCCGGCGCCAGTGTGCTCTCGATCCCCTGGGAGTGGTTCCCGGTAGACAACGCCGCAGCGCCGGTGGACACGGAGGTGTTCCTCACCTTCGACCAGGAGCTGCTCTACGTCGCCTTCCGGGCGGCGGACGCGCAGCCGGCCGCCATCCGCGCCCACCTGGCAGACCGCGACTCCACCCTGCGGGACGACGCCGTCGGCTTCGAGATCGACACCTTCGACGACCGCCGCCGGGCCTATCGCTTCCAGGTCAACCCTCTCGGCGTCCAGGTAGACGCCCAACTCTCGGATGTCGACGGCAGTGAGGACTTTTCCTGGGACGCCATCTGGACCTCCGCCGGCCGCTTGACCCCCACCGGCTACGAGGTGGAGCTGGCAATCCCCTTCAAGCAGCTTCGCTTTCCGCGCGCCCAGGGCCCCCAGACCTGGGGCTTCCTCGCCTACCGCAACTACCCGCGTTCGGTGCTGCACGAACTCAAGTCCGTGCGCAATGACCGCGACCGCGACTGCCGCATCTGCAAGTACAGTTCGATCACCGGCTTCCAGGATCTGGACACCGGCTACAACCTGGAGCTGACTCCCACCCTCACCGGCCGCCGCACCGACAGCCGGGCCTCCCTTGGCGAGCCCCTGGAGAACGGCGACGACGAGTTCGACGCCGGCTTGACGGCGCGCTGGGGCATCACCTCGAACATCTCGCTTCACGCCACCGTCAATCCGGATTTCTCGCAGGTCGAGGCGGACGTCGCCCAGCTCGACGTCAACGAGCGCTTCGCCCTCTTCTTTCCGGAGAAACGGCCGTTCTTCCTGGAGGGAGCGGACTACTTTTCCACCCCCTTCACTGCCGTCTTCACCCGCACTATCGCGGACCCTGAGGGCGGCCTGCGGCTGACCGGTAAGCAGGGCAAAAACGCCTTCGGCGTGCTGGTCACCCAGGACCGCATCACCAACCTGCTCTTTCCCGGGCCCGAGTCTTCGAGCTTCGCGTTCTTGGACGACGAGGTGACTACCGGCGTGCTGCGCTACCGCCGGGACATCGGGGAAACCTCCACCCTCGGCTTCCTCTACACCGGCCGCGACGGCGACGGCTACTCGAACGATGTCTACGGCGTCGACGGCAGCCTGCGGCTGACCGATTCGGACACCCTGCGCTTCCAGATTCTCGAGTCGCGCACCGAGTATCCGGACGCCGTCGCCGTCGCCAACGGCCAGCCGACCGGCTCCTTCGACGACCTCGCCTACCGGGCGGACCTGACCCGCTCGACCGGCGACTGGTTCTTCCAGCTCTTCCACAGCCGCCGGGGGGACGACTTCCGGGCCGACACCGGCTTCATCCCGCGGGTCGGGTTCGAGCAGACCTTCGGCTTCGCGCAGCGCAACTTCTGGGGCGAGGCGGACTCCTGGTACAGCCGCCTGGCGGTGGTCGCCAACGCCGTGCGGCTAGAAGACCTGGACGGTGACCTGATCGAGCAGGGCGGCAACCTTGAACTGATCTACGAGGGACCGCTACAGAGTTTCGCCCGCCTCGGCCTCCGGCCCAACGAAGAGAGCTTCCTGGGCTCCACTTTCGACAACTTCCGAGCGGACCTGACCACCGCCGTCCGCCCCACCGGCGACTTGACCCTGGAACTCTTCCTGCGCGGCGGCGAGGTGATCGACTTCACCAACGTGCGGCAGGCGGATGTCGCCCTCGTGCGGCCCAAGGTGTCCTTCAAGATCGGCCGCCGCACCACCGGCGAAGTGCAGCACGAGTGGCAGGAGCTGTCCGTCCCCGGCGGCCGCTTCCTGACCGCCAACTTGAGCCAGGGCCGGGTGACCTACTTCTTCACCCGCCGCGCCTTCCTGCGCACCATCCTCCAGTACCGCGACATCAGCCGCCGGCCGGAGCTCTACAGCCCGGCCAACGCCGGCATCGCGCCGGAAGAACAGGATCTCTTCACCCAGCTCCTGTTCTCCTACAAACTGAACGCCCGCACCGTCTTCCTCGCCGGCTATTCGGACAACTACCAGGGGGATGAGAGCTTCGACCTGACCCAGCGGAGCCGGACGTTTTTCGTCAAGCTGGGGTATGCCTTTCTGTGGTGA
- a CDS encoding STN domain-containing protein: protein MINSSRFSLRRSTSFILAACVVWSMAAGAAAQSLDRDRYLCWQLEEVLADLQQHGLRVIYSSDLVEGDMQVTASHRAASPMSVLQEILKPFGLAAEESAAGVVMVVRHRTAGGHSTGSRPLPRRGNAGVEGVLPVWLESSELVEWSFPATASQAPLDAASRYLVVRVATERFEDWQRAAFELKNLILDGRSLAQGVRVALAGDRDALARLVSFGLAPYVDAYAYRDHEPVPAADDTARRWWRVRSAPTEVLSRLLTGAERGDEVVVLEDLRLDDLHHAFLLEIQNTAAGVLYDQPVVEGIAQNRVRFFLDPETDHRYLALYAEGAEQMRFELPQEHAARLLFPRGAAFDFWSSGGHSVLQVDGTSPYYLFELEVQGPGAANFDVEVSDTGIVDPYEEVVKNQVFRERQLNRFESLDVMEYISGLVHLPGADRYQWTHRILQRKGRLTDYHHLAYSINGVPYPEKKLLKGRLFRSEALIQLNPLDVELDETYEYRYLGEETIAGRAAYRIGFRPLREGSPDDGTFVRGEVWLDRRNHAHHRLRTIQKGIDGTFINQDRTYSYEWIASAGQCWWDWTKRRGTLTGVSYGTLYSSETETRRVDFKYNRPDIEQVAQEAYASDIMIHVETPPEGHRWLVKTKDGKRRLEPLAARQDGGTARALPSARSEATGDAAAGEEVSAAGEAATDEDAAGNYGERTLADIHAYSTRTRFSLFGFNSDDEEADLFPGITISDQDFLNRGYQAFVSFFLEDAFVGLSVPRFLRDDWTLSALLFVPYQADERGGSVETPGGLVDTSLEIRQEAFSLSLGMPLGKRTSLNTIYTLRNLTFGEGDSTSERFVLPTDTLEHTWDLALTYRWRNYSTQVGVEYGLRDDWTAWGVDGGEPLNDSYSGVRSSVGGFWRAGESNSLSAAVGHWKGWRLDRISRLSNNLGRGSLTGFGYVEGADEAVVASVGWGSRLWKTPINLRLDQTFRWLEETRRSVGSIRDTRLFFRFLVNGPFRLDIWPSIRLTLDSTDEDEVGDVRYGLSLRRRI from the coding sequence ATGATCAACTCTTCACGATTCAGTCTTCGACGCTCGACCTCGTTTATCCTCGCCGCCTGCGTAGTGTGGTCGATGGCCGCGGGCGCGGCGGCTCAGAGCCTCGACCGGGATCGCTATCTGTGCTGGCAGCTCGAAGAGGTGCTGGCGGATTTGCAGCAGCACGGTCTGCGGGTGATCTACAGCAGTGATCTGGTAGAGGGGGACATGCAGGTCACCGCGTCCCATCGCGCAGCGTCGCCGATGAGCGTTCTGCAGGAGATTCTGAAGCCCTTCGGACTGGCGGCCGAGGAGAGCGCCGCAGGGGTGGTGATGGTGGTGCGTCACCGGACCGCCGGCGGACACTCGACCGGATCGCGCCCGTTGCCTCGGCGCGGCAATGCAGGGGTCGAGGGGGTCCTGCCGGTGTGGCTCGAAAGTTCCGAACTGGTGGAGTGGAGTTTTCCAGCCACGGCATCCCAAGCGCCCCTCGATGCGGCGAGCCGCTATCTGGTGGTCCGGGTCGCCACCGAGCGGTTTGAGGACTGGCAGCGGGCGGCCTTCGAACTCAAGAACTTGATCCTCGACGGCCGAAGCCTGGCTCAGGGTGTCCGGGTCGCCCTCGCCGGCGACCGGGACGCCTTGGCCCGTCTCGTCTCCTTCGGCTTGGCTCCCTACGTCGATGCCTATGCCTATCGCGACCACGAGCCGGTTCCGGCGGCGGACGACACCGCCCGTCGCTGGTGGCGGGTCCGCTCCGCGCCCACCGAGGTTCTGTCGCGACTGCTCACCGGTGCGGAGCGTGGTGACGAGGTGGTGGTTCTGGAGGATCTGCGGCTGGATGACTTGCACCATGCCTTCTTGCTGGAGATTCAGAACACCGCCGCCGGGGTTCTATACGATCAGCCGGTGGTGGAGGGCATTGCGCAGAATCGGGTCCGATTCTTCCTCGATCCGGAAACTGACCATCGGTACCTGGCGCTCTACGCCGAAGGTGCCGAACAGATGCGTTTCGAGCTGCCGCAAGAGCACGCGGCACGCTTGTTGTTCCCGCGCGGTGCCGCCTTCGATTTCTGGAGTTCCGGAGGCCATTCGGTTCTTCAGGTCGACGGCACGTCTCCCTACTATCTGTTCGAGCTGGAGGTCCAGGGGCCGGGAGCCGCCAACTTCGATGTCGAGGTGAGCGACACCGGTATCGTCGATCCCTACGAAGAGGTGGTCAAGAATCAGGTGTTTCGGGAGCGCCAGCTCAACCGCTTCGAGTCCCTGGACGTGATGGAGTACATCAGCGGTCTGGTCCATCTGCCGGGGGCCGACCGGTATCAGTGGACCCACCGCATCCTGCAGCGCAAGGGCCGCCTGACGGACTACCACCACCTGGCGTACTCCATCAACGGCGTTCCCTACCCGGAGAAGAAACTGCTCAAGGGGCGGTTGTTTCGCAGCGAGGCGCTGATCCAACTCAATCCGCTGGATGTCGAACTCGACGAGACCTACGAGTATCGGTACCTGGGAGAAGAGACCATCGCCGGCCGGGCGGCCTACAGGATCGGTTTCCGGCCGCTGCGGGAGGGCTCCCCGGACGACGGAACCTTCGTCCGGGGAGAGGTGTGGCTCGATCGGCGCAACCACGCGCATCACCGATTGCGGACCATCCAGAAGGGCATCGACGGCACCTTCATCAACCAGGATCGAACGTACTCCTACGAGTGGATTGCCAGTGCCGGCCAGTGTTGGTGGGATTGGACGAAACGCCGCGGCACCCTGACCGGGGTGAGCTATGGAACGCTCTACAGCAGCGAGACGGAAACCCGGCGCGTTGACTTCAAGTACAACCGGCCGGACATCGAGCAGGTAGCGCAAGAAGCCTACGCCAGCGACATCATGATCCACGTCGAGACGCCGCCGGAGGGCCATCGCTGGCTGGTCAAGACGAAGGACGGCAAGCGGCGTTTGGAGCCCTTGGCCGCGCGGCAGGATGGCGGGACCGCGAGGGCGCTGCCGAGCGCTCGATCCGAGGCGACGGGGGATGCCGCGGCTGGCGAGGAGGTCTCCGCGGCCGGCGAGGCGGCGACGGACGAGGATGCCGCCGGGAATTACGGCGAGCGGACCCTGGCCGACATCCACGCCTACTCCACCCGCACCCGTTTTTCGCTCTTCGGCTTCAACTCCGACGACGAGGAGGCGGACCTCTTCCCGGGCATCACCATCTCCGACCAGGACTTCCTGAATCGGGGATACCAGGCGTTCGTGAGCTTCTTTCTGGAGGACGCCTTCGTCGGTTTGAGCGTGCCGCGCTTCCTGCGCGACGACTGGACGTTGTCGGCGCTGCTGTTCGTGCCCTACCAGGCCGACGAGCGCGGCGGCTCGGTGGAGACCCCGGGTGGGCTGGTCGATACGTCTCTCGAAATTCGCCAGGAGGCCTTCTCGCTGAGCCTGGGAATGCCCCTGGGCAAGCGCACCTCCCTCAACACCATCTATACGCTGCGCAATCTCACCTTCGGCGAGGGCGATTCGACCAGCGAGCGGTTCGTTTTGCCGACGGACACCCTGGAACATACCTGGGACCTGGCGCTGACCTACCGCTGGCGCAACTACAGCACGCAGGTCGGCGTGGAGTACGGCCTGCGCGACGACTGGACGGCCTGGGGTGTGGACGGTGGTGAACCGCTCAACGACAGCTACAGCGGGGTACGTTCGAGCGTGGGAGGTTTCTGGCGGGCCGGTGAATCGAACAGCCTGAGCGCCGCGGTGGGGCACTGGAAGGGCTGGCGTCTGGACCGCATCTCGCGCCTGTCCAACAACTTGGGGCGCGGCAGCCTGACCGGCTTCGGCTATGTCGAGGGCGCCGATGAGGCGGTGGTGGCGAGCGTCGGCTGGGGCTCGCGTCTGTGGAAGACTCCGATCAACCTGCGCCTCGATCAAACCTTCCGCTGGTTGGAGGAGACGCGGCGGAGCGTGGGATCGATCCGCGATACGAGGCTCTTCTTCCGCTTCTTGGTCAACGGACCCTTCCGCCTGGATATCTGGCCATCAATCCGCCTCACCCTCGACTCGACGGACGAAGACGAGGTCGGGGATGTGCGTTACGGACTCTCCCTCAGGCGCCGTATCTAG
- a CDS encoding FecR domain-containing protein, producing the protein MKPHESDRIPSEEDEVARLLSLVPAPEPVPVEALARSRSLAREEWRSVVRRGRRRRWALGAVAAAAVGLVASWFAFDPWGSTAPRQVAVVEAIHGAVTLSQGGERAGRLLRTGDELDSRTVLETASDGRVSLRWADGQSLRMDVDSLVHLESPRHLRLARGAVYFDSGEFSAAADPRLEIRTDYGTVWDIGTQFEVRVRNQRLRVRVREGLVRVDQGKRSLEAGIGEELTIHSSGAVKRSSVSLHGDPWKWHLAVSPPFELEGSTLRQFLGWAARETGWRIEFSDAELERRVLGITLHGDLTGVTAEQAFPAVLETCGLVHRERDGVVRIESGGSR; encoded by the coding sequence ATGAAGCCTCACGAATCCGATCGCATTCCGTCCGAGGAAGATGAAGTCGCCCGGCTATTGAGCCTGGTGCCAGCGCCCGAACCGGTACCGGTCGAGGCCTTGGCGCGCAGTCGATCCCTCGCCCGCGAGGAGTGGCGGAGCGTTGTCCGCCGAGGGCGTCGCCGGCGCTGGGCTCTCGGCGCCGTCGCAGCGGCGGCGGTGGGGCTGGTCGCGAGCTGGTTCGCTTTCGATCCCTGGGGTTCGACCGCGCCGCGGCAGGTTGCCGTCGTCGAAGCGATCCACGGCGCGGTGACGTTGTCCCAGGGCGGGGAGCGCGCCGGCCGGCTGCTGCGGACGGGCGACGAACTCGATTCCCGAACGGTGCTCGAAACGGCGTCTGATGGCCGCGTCTCCCTACGTTGGGCGGACGGACAGTCGCTGCGGATGGATGTCGATTCGCTGGTTCACCTGGAGTCTCCTCGTCACCTACGACTGGCGCGCGGCGCGGTCTACTTCGATTCCGGCGAATTCTCCGCCGCCGCCGACCCTCGGCTGGAGATCCGTACCGACTACGGAACGGTGTGGGATATCGGTACCCAGTTCGAGGTGCGCGTTCGGAACCAGCGCTTGCGGGTGCGGGTGCGGGAAGGCTTGGTTCGGGTCGACCAGGGAAAACGCTCCCTGGAGGCCGGCATTGGGGAGGAATTGACCATCCACTCGAGCGGCGCCGTGAAGCGGAGTTCCGTCTCGCTGCACGGAGATCCGTGGAAATGGCACCTCGCCGTCTCCCCTCCCTTCGAACTCGAAGGCAGCACCCTGCGGCAGTTTCTCGGCTGGGCTGCTCGCGAGACCGGCTGGCGGATCGAGTTTTCGGATGCGGAGCTCGAACGCCGGGTGCTGGGCATCACGCTCCACGGTGATTTGACCGGTGTCACCGCCGAACAGGCGTTCCCGGCGGTTCTTGAAACCTGTGGCCTCGTCCATCGCGAGAGGGACGGAGTCGTTCGCATCGAATCCGGAGGCAGCCGATGA
- a CDS encoding sigma-70 family RNA polymerase sigma factor, whose amino-acid sequence MAILHLDDRALVRRMIAGDEAAFDEFFGHYFPGLYRFALARLAGDAQVAEEVAQGAICRAIRKLPTYRGEAALFTWLCTFCRYEISDQRRRDVRRAEAVVPIEDLPEIRAALESMVASDTPGPEAELRRKEVARWVQVTLDHLPRRYGQVLTWKYMQELSVAEIAGRLEVGPKAAESMLTRARASFRDHFASLHKAAQLGEAAP is encoded by the coding sequence ATGGCGATTCTTCATCTCGACGACAGGGCGTTGGTTCGGCGCATGATCGCCGGTGACGAGGCGGCCTTCGACGAATTCTTCGGCCATTACTTTCCTGGCCTCTACCGGTTCGCGCTGGCGCGCCTGGCCGGCGATGCCCAGGTCGCCGAAGAGGTGGCCCAGGGCGCGATCTGCCGCGCCATCCGAAAGCTCCCGACCTACCGCGGCGAAGCGGCGCTCTTCACCTGGCTGTGCACTTTCTGCCGGTACGAGATCAGCGACCAACGCCGCCGGGACGTACGGCGAGCCGAAGCGGTGGTGCCGATCGAGGACCTGCCGGAGATTCGAGCCGCACTCGAATCGATGGTCGCCTCGGACACGCCGGGGCCGGAAGCCGAGCTCCGGCGCAAGGAGGTCGCCCGCTGGGTGCAGGTCACCCTCGATCATCTGCCGCGGCGCTACGGGCAGGTTCTCACCTGGAAATACATGCAGGAGTTGTCCGTGGCGGAGATCGCCGGTCGCCTGGAGGTCGGGCCGAAGGCGGCGGAGTCGATGCTGACTCGTGCCCGTGCCTCCTTCCGCGACCATTTCGCTTCGCTTCACAAAGCGGCACAACTCGGAGAAGCGGCACCATGA